The sequence AGTTCGAGCGCTATCGCTGGCCAAAACCGGAGGAGATCGACTACCGCAATTTCGAAATCGTCCAGCCCTTTCTTCCCGAAGGAATGAAGATCATCGGGCAGTACGGGGATATCTTCACGATGGTCTGGGAGCGCATGGGGTTTGAGACCTTTTCCTATGCCCTTGTGGAGAACCCCGAGCTCGTCGCGCGGCTGTTCGAGACCATCGGCGGGATCGTTTACTCCATGTTCGCCACGATGGCAGATATTCCCAATGTTGGGGCGCTTTTCTACAGCGACGACATCGCCTACTATTCTGGGTTGCTCTGTTCGCCCGAGGTGTTGCGCACCTACCTGTTTCCCTGGATGAGAAAAATTGCGCAGCTATGCCAGGCGCGGCACATGCCGTTCATTTATCACACCGACGGGCGCTTGTGGGAGGTGATGGATGACCTTGTGGAGTTGGGCGTGAATGCCTTGCAACCCATCGAGCCGAAGGCGATGGACATCCGCGAGGTGAAGGCCCGCTATGGCAACAAGCTCTGTCTGGTGGGCAACGTGGATGTGGACTTGTTGGCGCGCGGGACTCCGGAGCAGATCCGGCAGGTGACGCGCGAGCTGATCCGCGACGTGGGGCCCGGGGGGGGCTACTGCGTGGGCTCCGGCAACACGGTGCCGAACTATGTGCCGGTGGAGAACTTTGCCGCCATGGTCCAAGCGGTTCATGAGTATGGTTGCTACCCCCTGAGGTTGTGAGGTAGGCCATGAGGGTGGCGTTTGTGCAAATGAACTGCCTTTTCGGCCTGCCCAATGAGAACCTTGAAAAGGCCGAGGCCCTTATCTCAGCGCATGATGCCGACCTTTTTGTGCTGCCTGAGCTCTTCTCTTCGGGCTACCTTTTCCGCAGCGCGGAGGAGGTCGCAGCCAGCGCGGAGGAAATCCCTTCCGGGCCCACGAGCCGCTTTTTAGCTGCGTTGAGCGCGAAGAAACAATGCTTCATTGTCGCAGGGGTGGCCGAGGCAGCACAAGGAAAAGTATTTAATTCGGCGCTCTTGGTCGGACCCCACGGGGTGCTTGCCGTCTATCGCAAGACCCATCTCTTCTTAGACGAGGCGTTGT comes from candidate division KSB1 bacterium and encodes:
- a CDS encoding uroporphyrinogen decarboxylase family protein; its protein translation is MPTPAPNFERLRTTLLGGQADRVPLLELAIDLGVMGGYLGRKVESLKDQIDFFVAAGYDYIRVAPVVDFNPAKIQPKEGLRQSAPSAGDRERTWSAEGAGVITTMEEFERYRWPKPEEIDYRNFEIVQPFLPEGMKIIGQYGDIFTMVWERMGFETFSYALVENPELVARLFETIGGIVYSMFATMADIPNVGALFYSDDIAYYSGLLCSPEVLRTYLFPWMRKIAQLCQARHMPFIYHTDGRLWEVMDDLVELGVNALQPIEPKAMDIREVKARYGNKLCLVGNVDVDLLARGTPEQIRQVTRELIRDVGPGGGYCVGSGNTVPNYVPVENFAAMVQAVHEYGCYPLRL